The genomic stretch TCTGTCATGTGTACCTAGTTCCCATCAGCTTTAACTCTTGTGATTTCCTGCAAGCTGTGCTTCAATTTCGAGCATCAAATTTATTTGCTCTCTGTTTTTTTTCTTCCTGTGTATCAAAATTacatatattatatattataGCATATGTATCTTGTATTTATAATCTTTGGGCTAGCGATCTCCACTATCCTGTTAGATTGGTGTAATCTTCTTTTTAAAACAATATTAGCGTTCCAAGGCCACTTCTCGAGTTTCTCTTCCTCACTGTATTCATTTTCTTTTGTGGTGCAGGGGTTACGTTGGGATCCATAGTTCGGGATTTCGAGACTTCCTGTTGAAACCAGAGCTTCTTCGAGCCATAGTAGATTCGGGATTTGAGCATCCTTCAGAAGGCAAGTTTTACTATATGATGTCATTACATTGCTCAGTATAGGCAAAGAGTCAAACAAATTCTAAGGACTTCTCATGTTTTGGGCTTTTATTAAATATCATTTTTTTATATTGATGGCAGTATTTTCTACTTTCTGTTAACCATTCTCGATATATTTTACACAATGTCATGATTGAATCTTTCTAATCAATGTGGTTAAACGAACATCTGACACAAGAACAGAAAAGAACTACATAACACAGTCTATTAACTCTGCCAAGGGAATTCCCTTTCTTAACTTTTTCAATTGGTCAACCCATAATTCACTAACTCTCTTCCTCACTCTCATCTGTGTATAAATTCAAATACAATCTTTAGTTCCCTAGGTCCCTATTCTTTCGTCTCTAATAGTCAATTTCTTTGAACAAGATTTTCAGTGATTTCTTTAGGCTGTCTCTTTTTCTTTTTGGGGGTGACTTATTGATCATTGTATGATATAGTCCTTTTATCTCAATTCCTATAACTTATTGCTATTCCATTCCAGTGAATATGAATTTCACATTTTCACCTGTTAGTTCTCATGTATCTTGTTTTTGTTTCATTATTATTGTTCACTATCCTCTAATCTTTTTCCTTTGAATTAATCAGGTAATCACTACTAGCATATTATGAATACATCTCAAAAATTGGTTGGTAAACCTTTACATTAAAAGGATCTGGCAGATCATATATACTTACTGAGGATTCGTCCACTACAATTTTCTTTGCTTCTTCATTAGTGCAACACGAATGCATCCCTCAAGCAATTTTGGGAATGGATGTCATCTGCCAAGCAAAATCTGGCATGGGAAAGACTGCTGTTTTTGTTCTGTCAACACTTCAGCAAATTGATCCTGTTCCTGGTCAAGTTGCAGCACTTGTTCTTTGCCACACAAGAGAACTAGCTTATCAGGTATGTCTTCATTAGTTTGGATGTAATATATCTAGAACGTTTTGCTAGAGAACTACTGGTGTTTCCAACACACATTATCACAAACATATATGTGCACATGTCCATACTTAGAAAGTGCTTTATTTGTGTTTTTGGATTTGTCTAGATTTGCCACGAAGTGGAGAGGTTCAGCACATATCTTTCAGATATAAAAGTTGCTGTTTTCTATGGTGGTGTCAACATCAAGGTTCACAAAGAATTGCTCAAGAACGAGTGTCCCCACATTGTTGTTGGAACACCTGGGAGGATTCTTGCCCTGACTAGAGATAAGGACCTTGGTTTGAAGAATGTGAGGCATTTTATACTTGATGAGTGTGACAAGATGCTGGAATCACTAGGTCTATTTCTTCCTCCTTTTCCCTTTAATTTGACTGTCATGCTGAATTTGCAAATGCATTTCTAATCTAATTCtgcttttttttttttgtttcttaatATATCTGCCATTTGACCTTTGCAGACATGAGAAGAGACGTGCAAGAGATTTTCAAATTGACTCCTCATGATAAACAAGTGATGATGTTTTCAGCTACACTCAGCAAAGAGATTCGACCTGTTTGCAAGAAGTTTATGCAAGATGTAATATTCTATTTATGTGGTGATTTTTAGACTGTATATGGGAGGGCAGTTTCATTGTTCCTCTTATTGTTCACATTGTTattattttcatttcaaattATTGCGCTTTTAGTTGAATGTCATCAATTCTTTTGTTTTAAATCATTTTGTTTATTTTATGGTCAGATTTCTGTTTTGTTTTGACTATTTATCCTATTTAGTATTAATTTGCAAGTATTCTGTTTTATAGAtcaaaataaccaattttttaTATCATTGTTTATCTTCTCATTCATAAATTTTTTTCTTCCAGCCCATGGAAATATATGTAGATGACGAGGCCAAATTGACTCTTCATGGTCTTGTTCAGGTGTGTTTGTGGACTTTGTTTATTCCGTGTTCTTGTTGATATCTTCTCGTCTACTAATTTTACTCATTTGTCACCTTTTTCAGCACTACATCAAATTACAAGAGCCAGAGAAAAATCGTAAGCTGAATGACCTTCTTGATGCTCTTGACTTCAACCAAGTTGTCATTTTTGTCAAAAGTGTTAGCAGAGCGGCAGAATTGAACAAGTTGCTTGTTGAGTGCAACTTCCCATCAATATGCATACATTCTGGAATGTCACAGGAAGAAAGGTATTTATTAGGTCTTTTGAAATTGATGGTATATACTTAGTCTTGTGTAATCTTAATTCTTTAAGCTGATTTAGGATTTGCTAACATTGAGACATTAAGATGTTTTGCATGTTTGTCAGTCAATTAAAGCATATTCCTGTTACTAATCACAATTTTTTAGAATGTTTGTAAGACAGT from Lathyrus oleraceus cultivar Zhongwan6 chromosome 7, CAAS_Psat_ZW6_1.0, whole genome shotgun sequence encodes the following:
- the LOC127101023 gene encoding DEAD-box ATP-dependent RNA helicase 15 isoform X1, with the translated sequence MGELKETEVYEEELIDYEEEDEKALDSAKPTTETVKKGYVGIHSSGFRDFLLKPELLRAIVDSGFEHPSEVQHECIPQAILGMDVICQAKSGMGKTAVFVLSTLQQIDPVPGQVAALVLCHTRELAYQICHEVERFSTYLSDIKVAVFYGGVNIKVHKELLKNECPHIVVGTPGRILALTRDKDLGLKNVRHFILDECDKMLESLDMRRDVQEIFKLTPHDKQVMMFSATLSKEIRPVCKKFMQDPMEIYVDDEAKLTLHGLVQHYIKLQEPEKNRKLNDLLDALDFNQVVIFVKSVSRAAELNKLLVECNFPSICIHSGMSQEERLKRYKGFKEGKQRILVATDLVGRGIDIERVNIVINYDMPDSADTYLHRVGRAGRFGTKGLAITFVSSAGDSEVLNQVQSRFEVDIKELPEQIDTSTYMPN
- the LOC127101023 gene encoding DEAD-box ATP-dependent RNA helicase 15 isoform X2, translated to MDVICQAKSGMGKTAVFVLSTLQQIDPVPGQVAALVLCHTRELAYQICHEVERFSTYLSDIKVAVFYGGVNIKVHKELLKNECPHIVVGTPGRILALTRDKDLGLKNVRHFILDECDKMLESLDMRRDVQEIFKLTPHDKQVMMFSATLSKEIRPVCKKFMQDPMEIYVDDEAKLTLHGLVQHYIKLQEPEKNRKLNDLLDALDFNQVVIFVKSVSRAAELNKLLVECNFPSICIHSGMSQEERLKRYKGFKEGKQRILVATDLVGRGIDIERVNIVINYDMPDSADTYLHRVGRAGRFGTKGLAITFVSSAGDSEVLNQVQSRFEVDIKELPEQIDTSTYMPN